The Mesorhizobium loti DNA segment AGGACGGGCGCTGCATCTGCCCGCGCGGCACGCAACTGGAGAACGGGAAGTGCGTCAGGACCGACAGGCCTGAGCAGTGCACCATCCGTGGCCAGATCCATGATGCCGATGGCAATTGTATCTGCCCGCAAGGGACCGAGGTGCGCAACGGCGCCTGCCGACCGATCCGGCCGAAGCCCGAGCAGTGCCGCATCCCCGGCCAGATTCGCAATGCCGATGGCGATTGTGTCTGTCCGCAAGGGACCGAGGTGCGCAACGGCGCCTGCCGTCCGGTCCGGCCGAAGCCTCAGCAGTGCCGCATCCCCGGCCAGATCCGCAACGCCGATGGTGATTGCGTCTGCCCGCAAGGGACCGAGGTGCGCAATGGCGCCTGCCGACCGGTCCGGCCGAAGCCTGACCAGTGCACCATCCGCGGCCAGGTGCACGATGCCAATGGCGATTGCGTCTGCCCGCGTGGGACCGAGGTGATCGACGGCGCATGCCGGCGCAAGCAGCCGCAACTGGAGCAGTGCGACATACGCGGCCAGGTCCACAACAAGCGCGGCGAGTGCGTCTGTCCGCGTGGGACCGAGGTCATCGACGGCGCGTGCCGCAAGCCCAGGCAACAGACGGAATGCGCACCGGGCTCGCAGATGGTCGATGGCCAGTGCCAGCCGATCTTCAGGCGGCGCTGCCCGGAAGGCACGATTGGGCGCTATCCCAACTGCCGGCCGATACGCGGGCAGCCGTCGCTGGAGATCAACCCGGGCCTGCTGCTGCAGCAGGTCCTGCCGCGGCGCCAGCCGCAAACAGAACAGCAGGATCCGGCACCAAACAGGATCCTGAAACTCCAGCAGCAGTAACCATCTGCTCGACACCAGACCAGAGACCCGCCGGAGCAATCCGGCGGGTTCTTCGTCATGTCCCGGCAAGCGCGAACAGCTCCAGGAGCCGCAGCGCCACCCAAGCCTGTGGAGCCGCCATGCCTGCACCCTCGACAAGTCACCCGCCGGGCATTAGGCAGTCGGTCCAGGATGAGCGGACGAAAAGCCCGTCCGGAAAGGCTGCTATATGAGCAAAAAGACCTTGATCGCACCCTCGGTGCTGGCTTCGGACTTTTCGAAGCTCGGCGACGAGGTCGAAGCCGTGGCGGCAGCCGGGGCCGACTGGATCCATCTCGATGTCATGGATGGCCATTTCGTCCCCAACATCACTTTCGGCCCGCCGGTGATCAAGGCGATCCGCAACCGCACCAAGGCTTTCTTCGACTGCCATCTGATGATTGCGCCGGCCGATCCCTATCTCGCCGCCTTCGCCGAGGCCGGCTGTGACGGCATGACGGTGCATGCCGAGGCCGGGCCGCATCTCGACCGCTCGCTGCAGACCATCAGGAACCTCGGCAAGAAGGCCGGCGTGTCGCTCAATCCGGCGACGCCGGAAACGATGATCGAATATGTGCTCGACCGGCTCGACCTGATCCTGATCATGACCGTCAACCCAGGGTTCGGCGGCCAGGCCTTCATCCCGGGCATCGTCGACAAGGTGAGAAGGGTCAAGGCGCTGATCGGCGACCGGCCGATCCGCATCGAGATCGACGGCGGCGTTTCGCCGGAAACAGCCCCCCTGGTCACAGCAGCCGGCGCCGATGTGCTGGTGGCCGGTGCCGCGATCTTCAAGGGCGGCAGCGTCGAAGCTTACCGCGCCAACATCGAGGCGATCAGGACAGCCGCCGACAAGGCCGCCGGCTAACGCGTCACGACCCATCTCGTTTAGTCCAACAGGCCGGCTAAGAGCCGGTGGGCAGGCGCGGCTCTATCAGGGGCCTCTATACCCGAATCAGTCTCGCCCAAGAGGTCTGATTCGGGTGAACCGACCGGTGTCTTTGCGCGCGACAGAAAAGATGCTCGCATGGGCACACAGGAAACAGATGATCCTGCGTGCATAAAAAACATGTTAAGTTTCTACTGGTTGTAGAGATGCGCGATTTTCCACACTCAGACGCAGATCGGGATATATTCCTTTGTGCTTAAGTACAATAGCGCCATCTTCTGCTTGAGCCCCTTGACGCAAACACTGTATGGTACATGTACGGAAGGAATCGTTTCGGACTCGAATTTCCCGGAGAAAAATGGGAACTAAGGAGTCAACTTTGACATACGGAGCTGCCAACCTGAACGACGACGGCACAGGATCCAAGAGTACGCTTGCCAGTACGGTCTATCACCAATTGCGGGATGATCTTCTCGGCGGCGCTCTTGAAACCGAAAGCAAACTGCGGGTCGAGTGGGTTGTTTCCAAGTATGGCGCCGGTGCTTCCCCGGTTCGTGAAGCCCTTAATCGCCTTGCCTCCGAAGGACTTCTTGGTCGTCATGACCAACGTGGCTTTTTCATCATGCCGGTCAGTGCGACGGAGCTTGAGGAGCTGACGCGCACACGCTGCTGGCTCGAGGAGCGGGCGCTTCGCGAATCCATTGCCCACCGCACCGCCGAATGGGAAGAACAGCTGGTGCTGGCGCTGCACCGCCTGGGCCGCGCCTCACGCCTTTCGCCGCAAAATGCCACGTCGCTCGATCCGGACTGGGAGAAATTGCACCGCACCTTCCACCGGGTGCTGATCTCGGCCTGCCGGTCGCACTGGCTTGTGGGTTTCTGCGACCAGCTTTCCGATCACGCCTATCGCTACCGGCAAATGGCCAATGACGGCGAAAGCGTCCAGCGCGACGATTTCGGCGAACACCGGCTGATCGCCGAATGCGCGCTGGACGGCAATGCCGACGGCGCCGTCCAGGCCCTGATCGATCACTACCAGCTGACCGCGTCCATGTGCATGGAACGCTTCAAGCAAGGCGAAGTTGCAAAAGCCGCCGCCCCGGCCGAACGCGCCCGGCGGTAACGATCACTTCCCTTGGCGGCCTTGCCGTGGTCATTCGCGACCTTTTCGGCGGACGTGACGCGTTGGACCGCCATCTCCAGTCTTGACGGCATGGCCGGGAAACGCGAACTCTTCGCCGCCGATCCATGCCACCCTGGAGCATTGCCGGCATCGCCATGCCGTCACCGCAGGAAAATTTCATGAGCAATCATCTGTTCGATGCGTTCCGGTCCCGGATGCCGGCGCCGGAGCGCCTGTTGATGGAAACCGATGATGGGCGCTCGCTGAGCTATGGCGACATGCTGGCGCGGTCGGCACAGCTCGCGCATGCGCTCCTGCAACTGGACGTCGAGCCCGGCGACCGGGTCGCCGTGCAGGTCGAGAAGAGCCCGGAGGCGCTGCTGCTCTATCTTGCCTGTGTGCGCGCCGGTGCCGTCTTCCTGCCGCTCAACACCGCCTACACGCTGACCGAGCTCGGTTATTTCTTTGGGGATGCCGCACCGCGGGTCATCGTCTGCGATCCGGCAAAGTCGGCGGATATCGGGC contains these protein-coding regions:
- a CDS encoding transcriptional regulator, whose protein sequence is MTYGAANLNDDGTGSKSTLASTVYHQLRDDLLGGALETESKLRVEWVVSKYGAGASPVREALNRLASEGLLGRHDQRGFFIMPVSATELEELTRTRCWLEERALRESIAHRTAEWEEQLVLALHRLGRASRLSPQNATSLDPDWEKLHRTFHRVLISACRSHWLVGFCDQLSDHAYRYRQMANDGESVQRDDFGEHRLIAECALDGNADGAVQALIDHYQLTASMCMERFKQGEVAKAAAPAERARR
- a CDS encoding ribulose-phosphate 3-epimerase, whose protein sequence is MSKKTLIAPSVLASDFSKLGDEVEAVAAAGADWIHLDVMDGHFVPNITFGPPVIKAIRNRTKAFFDCHLMIAPADPYLAAFAEAGCDGMTVHAEAGPHLDRSLQTIRNLGKKAGVSLNPATPETMIEYVLDRLDLILIMTVNPGFGGQAFIPGIVDKVRRVKALIGDRPIRIEIDGGVSPETAPLVTAAGADVLVAGAAIFKGGSVEAYRANIEAIRTAADKAAG